ATCACCCGCAACAGCTACGGCGCGCTCTGCCTCAACACGCCCGACGTGCTGTTCGCCGATGTCGACTTCGACGCCGAGCCCGGGGGCGCGCTGTCGTGGCGCGGCTTGCTGGCGGTGCTGGTCGCGGCGATCGCCGTGGGCGTGTGGAAGGGCTCGTTCGCGCTGTTCCTGGGCGTGCTGGTGGCCACGGTCGTCATCGCCACGATGGTGGTGCGGCGCCTGCGCCGGCGCGCCTACCAGGCCCAAGGCGGGCCGGAAGCGCGCGCCCGTGCGCGCATCGACGCCTTCATCGCCGCGCGTCCGGACTGGCGCCTGCGCCTGTACCGCACCCCGGCCGGCTTCCGCCTGATGGCCTTGCACCGCACGTTCGCGCCGCGCGAGGCGGAGGCGGCCGAGGCTTTTCGCGCGCTGGGCGCCGACGGCCGCTACGCCGCCATGTGCGTGGCCCAGAACTGTTTCCGCGCGCGCGTCAGCCCCAAGCCCTGGCGCATCGGCATCGCCCGCAAGATCGTGCCGCCCACCGCGGCCTGGTCGCAGGAACAGGCGCAGTTGCCCGCGCGGCTGGCCTGGCTGGTCGACTACGCGCAGGCGGCCCTGGGCTACGCCTCCTGCCGCTACGTCGCCGACTTCGGCGATGCGCCGCTGGACCCCAAAGCCGAAGCCCTGCGCGAACTGCACGACCTGCTGTGTCGCGCCGACGAGGCGCTGCCCATCGCCTGAAGCGGTGGCCTGGGCGGCGCGCCTCAGCGCGCGGCGATCACCCGGATTTCCATGCCCTGCCAGCGCACGGTCTGGCCGGCGTGGATCTTGCAGGTCTTGCGCAACTCGACCTGGCCGTCGACCGTGACTTCGCCGCTGGCGACGATGGCCTTGCCCTGGCCGCCGCTGCCGCACAGCCCGGCCAGCTTGAGCAGCTGGTTGAGTTCGACGTGATCGCGGTCGAGTTCGAAATCGATGGGGTTCATGGGCATCGTTGCGGGAATTCGCCGAGCAGGGTCGCAGCGCCGGCCGCCGCGCGCAAGCGCCGCCGGCGGAGTAACGTGGCGGCAGGCCCGGTCCGGGCGCCCCCAATGGAGTAAGCGATGAAGCAGGCCCGATACGAGCAGCGCGGCCCGGTGCCGCAGGACGTGATCGCCGCGGTCGAATCGGCCACGCCGGCGCCCGCGCCCGGGCAGGTGCTGGTGGAGGTGCTGGCCGCGCCGATCAATCCGTCCGACCTGCTGACCCTGACCGGCGAGTACGGTCTGCTGCCGCCGCTGCCGGCGGTGGGCGGCAACGAAGGCGTGGGCCGGGTGGCGGCGCTGGGCGAGGGAGTGAGTGCGCCGGCGATCGGAACCGTGGTGCTGCTGCCGCCCAGCGGCGGCAGCTGGAGTACGCACCTGCTGGCCGACCCGCGCGCCTTGCTGCCTTTGCCCGAAGCCGATCCGGTGCAGCTGTCGATGATCACGGTCAATCCGCCGACGGCGCGTTTGCTGCTGACCGAATTCGTCGACCTGCAGCCCGGCGACTGGGTGATCCAGAACGCGGCCAATTCGGCCGTGGGCGGGTACTTGGTGCAACTGGCCGCGCTGCGCGGCCTGCGCACGCTCAACGTGGTGCGGCGCGAGTCGGCGGTGGCCGGCGTGCGCGAGCTCGGCGGCGACGTGGTGCTGGTGGATGGCGACGATCTGTCGCGCCGCGTGCGCGAGGCCACGGACGGCGCGCCGGTGCGGCTGGGCATCGACGCGGTCGGCGGCGGCGCCACCGAGCGCCTGGCGCAGTCGCTGTCCGAGGGCGGGGTACTGGTCAACTACGGCGCGATGAGCGGCGAGGCCTGCGCGTTGTCGCCGGCGCAGTTGGTGTTCCGCGACATCGCCCTGCGCGGCTTCTGGCTGGCGCGCTGGTACCGTCTGGCGCCGATGGCGCAGCGGGTGGGGCTGTTGCAGGAGCTGGCGGGGTTGATCACGCAAGGCGCACTGCGCACGCGGGTGCAGGCGGTGTACGGCATCGACCGGATCAAGGACGCGGTGGCGGCCGCGGCGGCGGGCGAGCGCGAAGGCAAGATCGTACTGGTGCCGAATCAGACCTAAGCCACTGCCCAGCGCTGCCGGACCGCCATCCGCACCGCACAACTGCGACGAAGGCCGCGATCGCCCCTGTAGGCGCTGCGCAAGCTGCGACCGCGAATCCACAGTTACGACCAAGCCCTCGGTCGGCGTGGGGTCTGCTCTGACGCCTTGGGGTAGGAGCGGCGTAAGCCGCGATCAGCTCCGAACTCGCGAAGGTGTGTGGGTGTGCTGGTTGAAGCAACAGCAACAGCTTCCGTCCGCAAGCGGCCGGGTAACTTTCTTTTGATAAGCGTCAAAAGAAAGTAACCAAAGAAAAACGCTACACCAGAGCTCCCGTGCGAGATCGGAGTGGGCGCGGGGATTTTTCGATGGCACGTCCCTGTGCCAGCGAAAAACGGCGCACCTCCTGTGCGCCGCCCTCCGGGTCTTCTATTGGGGCTGCGAGTTCGGTGCCCGAGCGAGGGTCGAGAGCATTCGCTGCGCTCACCCCCTCACCCTAGCCCTCTCCCGCAGGCGGGAGAGGGAATGCATCCGACGCCGCTTTGCTTTAGCCCCTCTCCCGCTCGCGGGAGAGGGGTTGGGGTGAGGGCACGCGCAGCGACAACCTCGCGTCGCAACACGCGTCATCCATCCTCGATCCCCCCCCATCACGGCGGCAACCGCTCCCCCGCGCACAGCGCCCACTTCCGCTCCGGCGCCAGCCGCTTGATCGCATGCTCCGCTCGCTGCGCCGCGGACCGGTCGGGGTACTCGAAGCTGGCCAGCAGCCGCAGCGGCGGGTGGGCGCGGGTGTAGCGCGCGCCCTTGCCGGCGGCATGCTGGGCGTAGCGGCGCTGCACGTCCACGGCCACGCCGGTATAGACGCTGCCGCCGCGGCATTCGATCAGATAGACGTGCCAGACGCTCATGCCGCCAGGGTAGCCCGGGGCCGGCGAGCGCGGGAATCCGGATGAACATCACAACCCTACGCCAGCGCACGTCATTGCAGCGCCATCGTTCGCCTCCGACAATGGGTCTCCTTCCAGGAGAATCCGCTTGAGCGCCCCCGCCGAACCGTCCGTCGCCGCCCAACTGCGCCAGCTGTGCG
The sequence above is a segment of the Lysobacter silvisoli genome. Coding sequences within it:
- a CDS encoding RNA-binding S4 domain-containing protein produces the protein MNPIDFELDRDHVELNQLLKLAGLCGSGGQGKAIVASGEVTVDGQVELRKTCKIHAGQTVRWQGMEIRVIAAR
- a CDS encoding zinc-dependent alcohol dehydrogenase family protein — protein: MKQARYEQRGPVPQDVIAAVESATPAPAPGQVLVEVLAAPINPSDLLTLTGEYGLLPPLPAVGGNEGVGRVAALGEGVSAPAIGTVVLLPPSGGSWSTHLLADPRALLPLPEADPVQLSMITVNPPTARLLLTEFVDLQPGDWVIQNAANSAVGGYLVQLAALRGLRTLNVVRRESAVAGVRELGGDVVLVDGDDLSRRVREATDGAPVRLGIDAVGGGATERLAQSLSEGGVLVNYGAMSGEACALSPAQLVFRDIALRGFWLARWYRLAPMAQRVGLLQELAGLITQGALRTRVQAVYGIDRIKDAVAAAAAGEREGKIVLVPNQT
- a CDS encoding GIY-YIG nuclease family protein — its product is MSVWHVYLIECRGGSVYTGVAVDVQRRYAQHAAGKGARYTRAHPPLRLLASFEYPDRSAAQRAEHAIKRLAPERKWALCAGERLPP